From the genome of Methanosphaera sp., one region includes:
- a CDS encoding restriction endonuclease subunit S, producing MKEQSVSNQSMKDSGIEWIGKIPIDWNIKKLKRCIIEINEKNNPVKMTNVLSLTKDKGVIPYENKGNQGNKSKEDLTQYKIAYKDTIIANSMNVIIGSVGISNYNGCVSPAYYVFKSNEENDLRFINYIFQTESFQKQLRRYANGILEIRLRISFENLLSQQIPTPSLNEQRKIAD from the coding sequence ATGAAAGAGCAATCAGTATCAAATCAGAGTATGAAAGATAGTGGTATTGAATGGATTGGTAAAATACCTATTGATTGGAATATTAAGAAGTTAAAAAGATGTATTATTGAAATTAATGAAAAAAATAATCCAGTTAAAATGACTAATGTTTTATCTTTAACAAAAGATAAAGGTGTTATTCCTTATGAAAATAAAGGAAATCAGGGGAATAAATCAAAAGAGGATTTAACACAATATAAAATAGCCTATAAAGATACAATAATTGCAAATAGTATGAATGTAATAATAGGTTCTGTTGGAATATCTAATTATAATGGATGTGTAAGTCCTGCCTATTATGTGTTTAAATCAAATGAAGAAAATGATTTAAGATTTATCAATTATATTTTTCAAACAGAATCATTTCAAAAACAATTAAGACGATATGCAAATGGAATACTGGAAATACGCTTAAGAATATCATTTGAAAATTTACTATCACAACAAATACCAACTCCTTCCCTTAATGAACAAAGAAAAATAGCAGACTT